The following DNA comes from Flavisolibacter ginsenosidimutans.
ACATCCGTTGCGTGTACGGTTGTAGAACATACAACGGTGCAACCGTTTGCATCAGCAACCGTAGCCGTAAAAATTGCATCGGCCATCAAAGCTGCGTTAACCGAATAAAAGCCATCAACCGGAATGCTGTTCGCGACCGAGACCGGTGCGTCAACGTTTGAGCCGGTTCCCGGACAGAAAGTATTCGTGTTGCTGGTCGTTTCAGTGCCGGCAGTCCAGGTTTCATTTCCTGTACTGGAAATAACGTTGCAACGCAATGGACGATTCATCGCGATTTCTATTTTGTACGGCGCCACGCCACCCACAGGCATCACCTTTACCGTTGCTGTTTGATCGCCCGACATTCCAAAGTACAAGGTTGCGTTGTTTGCCGCGCAAGAGACGGTTAACGCTGGAGCCCTGCTAACCATAAACGAGCAATTGCTGGTATTGCCCGAAGCATCCCTCGCCGAATAGCTGATTTTTGTAGAAGACCCATTGGCAAATGTGGAACCGGCTGCCGGTCCGCCGGTTTGTGTTATCACCGCACCCGGACAATTGTCTGTTGCGGTTGGCACTGCCCACGTTGCCGTGCTTTCGCAAGCGGACAATTGAATGTCCGAAGGACAGGTTATCACCGGAGCTTCTACGTCATTTACAGTGACATCGAAGCTGGACGTAATTGTATTGCCGTGAATGTCGGTAGCAGTATAAATTACCGTTGTTGTGCCGATGGGAAACGTTTCGCCGGAGGCATGATCACCGGAAAAACTTTGAATGCCGCAATTATCATTTGCCGTTGGCTGCTCCCAGCTTAGCACTGCTCCGCAAACATCCTTATCGTTCACCAGAACGGTATCGGACGGAAGTCCGTTAATAACCGGTGCCTCATTATCAGTTACCGTTATTGTTTGCGTGGCATTGTCGCGATAGCCATGAACATCTGTTGCCGTCCACGTTACCGTTGTCGTGCCAACCGGATACGTTGTCGACGGATGATCGTTGGTAATGCTTGCCGCCTCAAAACCATTGCCGATAGCCGGACTGTCTAAAGTTATTGTTGCCGAACAAGTGCCTTCGTCGTTGTTTACAGATACAGCCGAAGTTGTAATGTTTGGACTAAAAGCAACCTGCTCCGCTCTTAAGTTTTCTACAAGGCTCACAACGTTTGCCATGTAATTGTTGCCAAACATTTCATATCCGCCGCTGTATCCCATGGCGGAGGAAGTCACCACCAAAAGCCCCTTGCCAATGCGCTTGCTAAATAAAAATGGCTGGTCTGTACCGTCTATCATCCGCATCTTGGCCCTTATTTGCCAGCCATCGGAAAGCACACTGTAAGCTGACACCGGTGCAAAGCTTTTTTTGAGCGGAGCGGTGATGTTGTTTGGATAGGTTTGCCACAAGCCCGGAAGCAGATAAGTGCTTGTGCGCGGATTGCCCGACTGCTGGCTGTTACCGCTCCAACGGATAGCGGGCACGCCAGGGAACCATGTTTCTACTGGCATGCTTCTCGTTGCGGCAATAATCACCACCCTGCCCTTCTCAAGAAAGTTCTTTATTTCGTTCTGATAAAAATTTGTGCTCAAAAATGTTGACGTGCTGGTGTACTTAATCAAAAGCACGGCTGCGTCATCGTTTAGTTTCTCCCGAAGCTGTGTCTCTCCGGTTACGCCGGCGGCCACCGACCAGTCTCTTTGCTGAAATTCCACAGAAACGGGTGCACTGGTACTTATGGCGTTGTCATAAAGGATGATCTTCTTGTCAATGGGCTGTACAATTTGTGAAACAAGCGTGGCCAAACCGAAGCTTGCCGGATTGAAATAGGAAGCATCGGGCCAACCTGAATTTTCTGCCCGTCCTGCCCTCGACCGTTTTACCGCCATTTTAAACTGGCTGCTGTCGCTGGCTGTTATTCCCAAACTGGCAAAAGGTATTTTGACGTTGATGGTCCAGTCGGTGCTGCTAACGGAAGTCGTTGCCGTCCACGCGGGGTTCCAAGACACATCGAAGTCCGTTCCTCCAAAGTTGGATATGGCATCGTACTTTACCGCCTTTGAATTAACGGCGAAGTGCATGTACGAGGGACTGTTGGGATTTGGCTGCATGAACAGTTCTACGCAATCGTCAGCCCTTACGTTTCCATCTTGCGTAAGCGCCAGCGTTTTGCGTTGCGAGATGTTGTTATCCTGGCAAACAATGCGCAGAACCAGATCGGTAGATGTCCAGGCCATTGAAACAACGGTCTGTTCGTCGGCGGTCTTTCCCAATTTTTCTTCAAACGGCGGAAGCTTTTGAGCCGTTTGCCAGGTATTTTCATCCACCTGCGCTGTTTTTACAATGGCTGTTTTAAAGCGGTCCGCCCTTCCTTTTTTAAAATTGTACACCGCTTGCCAGTTGGCCAGCATTTTACTTTCAAGATCAATTTGAGCCGCAATTTTCGCTTGAGCAGTCGTGTCGGTTATGTCGGCCAGCTTTGTGCGTGCCTGCGAAAAATAACCGTTCAGCCGCTCAAAGGATTCTGGCGAAAGGAAATTGTCCACTTCGGCCGCGGGTGAATTATTATACTTGGTGATATTGCCAGGTGCATTTCGCCAAAGTTGCTCAATGTCCCAGTAATAGGCAGCCATGGCCGCACTGGCCGGACCATAAACGGTAGCGCACCAATCTTTCACAATGCTGTCGGCCGGTATATTGCTCCACATGGATTTAGCGGCGGCATACAAATTCATGCGGTTGCAGTTCCAGTAGGTTTCTTCAGGTGCGGCCGTTTTCGGATAACCGTAAGGAGGAAGTTCCGATGAATAGCCGCCCGTTATTCCTTTGTTGAGGATCCAGGACATCTGATCGGTTTCCCACGATACCAACGGAACGTACATCGGGTCCTTGAACATGATGTATTCGTATCCTCTTATTCCCATCTTCACACCTTTGCTCAACCAGCCGTCTATTTCATTCATTGTATTTTGGTTGCCGCTGTAGCCACTGGACAAAAGATAACGGTAGCTCCCGTCGTACTGCGTGTATCCCACGCTTTCAAAACGGCTGGCCACCGTTGTTGGGACCGGCCGGTAACCCTGATAGGCAAAAGTCCAGTATCTTCTTCCGGGGTGTGTCTGGTCAATCTTTTCCATTACGATCTGAGAAAACTTTTGCCAGCGTGTACTCACATCAGGAGCAAGCGCCCTGCAGAGCGAATCCTGGCAGTAAGTCTGGTTATCTGCCGGATAAAAATGAACGATGTCAATGTACGGCGTTTGATCCCACCATTTGGCTATCATGTTGGCCACTTCATTTTGCACACCCGCATTGCCCCAGCATAGTTGGGCAGTGGCGGCGGAAGTGTACGCACGGGAACCGTTGTATTGAGCCACGTATTCGGGATGAGCGTTTAGCGTAGATGCAGGCAGAACAACGTTATGACCCGCAATTCGCGTTTGAAAGCCTTTTTTCAAACGCTCCACAATCATCGGCGAAGTGGGACTTGAACTGGCTGGAATAGCGACAATGTTCATCTTGTTGCGAGCTTCCCAGGCATCTGTTTCCGGAGTACTGTTGGTTACATCGGTAACCGATAAGGAACGCATGGTGATGCGGGGAGTTTCAAAAATGCTTAACTCTCCAACGCTTACAACATCCCGCTTGGGAATAAATTCACCGGTGCTGCCTGGCCATAGCCACCGTGCGCCCAACACGTCTTCCAAAAACGTGTAAACAGCGTACAAGGCAGCACGTGGAGTTTGACCCGCCAGATAAACAGTGTTTCCATCGCGCAGCACGGCGGTTTGCTCGTCGTTCGCACCGGTTAATTTGAGCTTGTCGCGCATACCCGCTATTTCGGCATTTGTCGCCGGCGTGCCAATTACAATTCTGACGCCTGATATCGCTGTACGGTCATCGGCAATATTCAAGTTACTGCCCGACATCAATCCCAAGGTGCGTTGCACTTCCTCTGAGGCATATCTCTCTACCGCAGTTGCATTATATCCGACTATAATCGTTGCTTGCGAAGTAGCAGAGGCTAGAATCAGATCATCGGCTTTGCAAAAGATTTGTAGGCAGAGAAAGAATAAGGAGCTAAGGATCACTCTCTTTAGTACAGGTTTTATTTTTCTCATATTAATAATTGTTCGGGATTTAATTATTTTTTTACTTAATAGAGTATGAATTTATCAGTACGAAAAAGCGCCGAAACTGCGTTCCGGTGCCTCGGAGTTATTATTTGAGAAATTTGATACTAAAATTTTTACTTCTGGTTATAACAGTGGCTATGTATAAACCCCTTGCTGATAGGGATACGGGCACATCTACTAAGTTCTGTCCTTTCTCAAGATACAGTTTCACACTGCCCAGTTTATGGCCACCGATATCGGTTACGCTTATTTCAGCGTTCCCCGATTCTGCAACATTAACCACCGCATGAATCACAGAATTATCTGCAGCCTGAATTTTCAGGCTGTTTTTCTGATCAACAACAGACAATCTTTGTATTTCAGAAATAATGCGGCGCGAGGTTAAAGACGCCTGTTGATAACTGTAAATGGAATCATCTTGAAATTGCCGGAAATTTTCTACGAGTTTCACGGTGTTGACTAAGTAACTATTGCCAAACATTTCAAAACCACCGCTATATCCCAATGCCGAAGTGGTCAGTACCAAAAGGCCGTTGCCGATCCGATAGCTTAGTAAATAAGGCTGATCCGCACCGGATATTCTATCCATTTTTGCAAGACTTTTCCACCCAGTGGTAGGAATGTAAACTGTTTGAGGCGTTATTCCAGTCCTTACAACTTCGGTCAGGTCATTGGGAGACGTTAACCAGCCTCCGCTAGCATAAGCGGTCGTTTTCCGCGAAGCATTGTCATCGGCGCCCCAAGACAGAGAAGGTAGACCCGAGAACAAGGTATTTACAGGAATGTTGTTTCCAAAAAAAATAACAACCCGGCCCTTGCTAATAAAATCGGTTATCTGGTGTTGAAAAAAGCTACTTGACAAGAGAAAACCGCTGCTGGGATATTTTATGAGAAGAATCGCCGCGTCTTCATTTAATTTTTCACCAAGAGCTGTTTCTCCGGAAATACCGGAGGTAACCTGCCAGTTTCTTTTCTGGAATTCTACAGAGATAGGAAACCTATTTGAATCGCCTTGATCATACAGAATAATCCTGTCCGTTAACGGATTGACAATCTCGTTTACCAGCATAACATCCGCATAACTGTTCTGACGGTAAAATGCTGCATCAGGCCAACCCGAATCAGCGCTATCGGCCCGGTTCCGTTTGATCATCATTCTAAACTGCGTACTGTCCGCAGCAGTTATACCTAACGAGCTGAAAGGTATAGTTATATCCACTGTCCATATTTTGTTGGTTGTGCTTGCTGAAGTCTTGGCTGTCCAACCAGCTGAAGGGGTCCATGATTTTGCAAAAAGAGTTCCTCCCATGGTATAAGCATCATACTTATAAGGAGTAGAGACTTTTGAGTTCACAGCAAAGCGGTAGTACTCTGGATTGGCGCCATCTTTTTGTATGAGCAGTTCTATGCAATCATCCAGAGGTATTTGCGTATCATCGTTAGCCGCGGCATTCTGAACGCGGTTGGCAACATTATTATCATGACATACGATATGCAGGGCAAGGCTTGTAGATGTCCAGGCCATTTTCACATCTGTCTGTTCGCTAACAGGCTGGCCAAAGTTGTCTTCAAAAACCGGAAGCGGCACAATAGTATCCCAAATGGAACTGCTAATCTGACTGGTTTTGATGACTTTTGTTTTATACCGATAGGCTCTTTCTGTTTTATAGTTGTAAATGGTTTGCCAGTTCTTAAACATTTTGCTTTCCAGATCAATCTGACTATTTACTTTTTCAGCCAAAGCGGAATCCGTTATATACTGCTCCACATTGGTACGGGCAATAGTGAAGTAATTATTCAGTTTGGCGTTTTTGGATATGGACAAAAATTTATCTGCTTCGGAAGCAGGAGCATTGTTATATTTTTTTATATCGCCCGTAGCATTTCGCCACGCCGTATCAATCGTTTTATAATAATCCCGCATAGGATTTTGAACCGCGCCGTAAATGGTAGCATACCAATCATTAACAATACTGTCGGCAGAAACATTGCTCCACATCGCTTTTGCTGCAGCATACAGATTCATCCGGTTGGTATTCCAACGGGTATTCTCAGGAGCAGCAGAGGCAGGAATGCTATAGGGGGGAATTTCAGAGAGGTACCCGGTCAAACCATTGCTGTTGATCCACTGCATCTGTTCTGTTTCCCAGTTCACCAACGGCACGAACATAGGATCAGTAAACATGATGTATTCATATCCTCTTATTCCCATTTTGACATTTCTCGTGCGCCAACCGTTGATTTCCGAAAGTGCAGTGGTATCAGTAGCATCAGCGGAAGACATAAAAGAATGACGGTAGCAGGCATTCTCCAATGTATAGCCTACAAATTCGAAAGGTGCGGCAGTGGTTTGCGGCGAAGGCCGGTACCCTTGGTATGCATAGGTCCAGTACCGTTTGTTTGGATGCGTTTGCTCCACCTTTGCAATAACGATCTTGGAAAAATTCTGCCAGCGCGTGCTTACATCGCCTCCAAGGCTGGTACAAAGACCATCTTTGCAATAGGCCTGGTTATCGGCCGGATAAAAATGCACGATATCTACCAACGGATTTTCATCCCACCATTGTGCAATCATTTCAGCTACCGCATTCTGCACACCTGTATTTCCCCAGCACAGTTGCGAAGTAGCACTGATAGGGCGGGTTCCGTCTGGTTGTAGAGCTGCCCAGGTTGGATGAGCCTTCAATGTGTCGGTATCCAACACAATATTATGTCCGCCTATCCGTGCCAAAAAACCTTTCTGCTTACGTCTTTCCATCGTAACGGTATCAGTATCGCCTATATTAAATCCAGCAACATTCATTTTGTTTCTTGCCATCCAAGTGTCTGTTTCCGGGTATGAACCGTTGGCAGCATCTACAATAGCCAAAGAACGGTTGACAAGCAGTGGCGTTTGAGATATGCTGAGTGTATTAATGGTAATAGCTGACCGGGATGGAATAAACTCACCTGAATTTCCCGGCCAGAGCCATCTGACATTTAAATAATCCTCAAGGAAAGTGTAGACAGCATATAAGGCTGCCCGTGGCGTTTTCCCTGCAAGGAAAAGATTATTTCCGCTTCTTAAAACGGAAATATGCTCATCGTTGACGTTTGATCCCGATAGTTGCAATGCGGTGCTGTTGGCAGCAACCAATTGGTTGGCAGCAGGCGTACCGATTACAATCTGTGGACCCGTTCCGGCTGTTCTCACAATGGAAAGAGTCTTGCCCGTCATTTTCGCAATCACATACCGCAGTTCCTGGGCGGCATAAATTTCAGTGGAATTAAGGTCAACACTGCTACTTACGTAAATAGTTGCCTGCTGCGTTGAGTTTACAATTATGAGATCCGTTGCCTGGCAAGCAAGGCTAAGAACTGTGACAATTCCCATTATTACAGCTTTAGGATAAATGTGCTTCGTCATATTGATTTGGTTTTGTTTTTACGATGGATGCGCTCCACCGGGTAGTTAACAGATAATTCCAGACTCAGAATACTCTATTTTTTTATACACTTCCAACATCATAGTTTACGGCAGGGACCATTGCACATTATCAAAGTTTTCTCCGTTCAAAATTTCAGTTATCTCCTGTGTTCCCTTGTCCACCAAGTGGTTTTAAACAAAAGAGTTAAATTTATTTTTACGTTATAAAATGAAATTTTATAATGACAACAAATGCTTATAAATAAATTTTGCTGCTTTTTTACCGAACCGATATGGGTAAGAAATAAGTGTAGAAAATTTAAAGGAAGAGCTACTTTAAACAAAGGCCTTCCTGTACGCAGTGCTTCTACAGCAGTGCTTCTACAGCAGTGTTTTCAACTGAAGTGACACCCCTTTCCACAATAATCGCTGTTTACGATGCAACAGACGCTAGAATCAAATCATCGGCTTTACAAAAAGAATGTGCGCAGGGCAAGAGCAAAAGAACAAGCGTATTTTTTTAAACAACAGTTTCATGTTACTTCCAAAGTGGGTTTTGTTGCAAAGCGCTGTTTAAGGATAATTCCAGAGTTGGAATAGGAAAAAGTTTGTCTTTCTCAGACACGTTCGTGTATTCTCTGA
Coding sequences within:
- a CDS encoding DUF4838 domain-containing protein, producing MRKIKPVLKRVILSSLFFLCLQIFCKADDLILASATSQATIIVGYNATAVERYASEEVQRTLGLMSGSNLNIADDRTAISGVRIVIGTPATNAEIAGMRDKLKLTGANDEQTAVLRDGNTVYLAGQTPRAALYAVYTFLEDVLGARWLWPGSTGEFIPKRDVVSVGELSIFETPRITMRSLSVTDVTNSTPETDAWEARNKMNIVAIPASSSPTSPMIVERLKKGFQTRIAGHNVVLPASTLNAHPEYVAQYNGSRAYTSAATAQLCWGNAGVQNEVANMIAKWWDQTPYIDIVHFYPADNQTYCQDSLCRALAPDVSTRWQKFSQIVMEKIDQTHPGRRYWTFAYQGYRPVPTTVASRFESVGYTQYDGSYRYLLSSGYSGNQNTMNEIDGWLSKGVKMGIRGYEYIMFKDPMYVPLVSWETDQMSWILNKGITGGYSSELPPYGYPKTAAPEETYWNCNRMNLYAAAKSMWSNIPADSIVKDWCATVYGPASAAMAAYYWDIEQLWRNAPGNITKYNNSPAAEVDNFLSPESFERLNGYFSQARTKLADITDTTAQAKIAAQIDLESKMLANWQAVYNFKKGRADRFKTAIVKTAQVDENTWQTAQKLPPFEEKLGKTADEQTVVSMAWTSTDLVLRIVCQDNNISQRKTLALTQDGNVRADDCVELFMQPNPNSPSYMHFAVNSKAVKYDAISNFGGTDFDVSWNPAWTATTSVSSTDWTINVKIPFASLGITASDSSQFKMAVKRSRAGRAENSGWPDASYFNPASFGLATLVSQIVQPIDKKIILYDNAISTSAPVSVEFQQRDWSVAAGVTGETQLREKLNDDAAVLLIKYTSTSTFLSTNFYQNEIKNFLEKGRVVIIAATRSMPVETWFPGVPAIRWSGNSQQSGNPRTSTYLLPGLWQTYPNNITAPLKKSFAPVSAYSVLSDGWQIRAKMRMIDGTDQPFLFSKRIGKGLLVVTSSAMGYSGGYEMFGNNYMANVVSLVENLRAEQVAFSPNITTSAVSVNNDEGTCSATITLDSPAIGNGFEAASITNDHPSTTYPVGTTTVTWTATDVHGYRDNATQTITVTDNEAPVINGLPSDTVLVNDKDVCGAVLSWEQPTANDNCGIQSFSGDHASGETFPIGTTTVIYTATDIHGNTITSSFDVTVNDVEAPVITCPSDIQLSACESTATWAVPTATDNCPGAVITQTGGPAAGSTFANGSSTKISYSARDASGNTSNCSFMVSRAPALTVSCAANNATLYFGMSGDQTATVKVMPVGGVAPYKIEIAMNRPLRCNVISSTGNETWTAGTETTSNTNTFCPGTGSNVDAPVSVANSIPVDGFYSVNAALMADAIFTATVADANGCTVVCSTTVHATDVRCFAGNNAKVEICHKTGNPINPCVQICVDESAVAEHLAHGDFLGKCTANCLPPVYTTQTSKFAESKGVVADGTTDVKKLSVKLAPNPTSNHFTLKMQSSSYEAVNVTVVDIAGRVIEKRTHLAPNTTIQLGEHYRSGVFIAEVVQGNEKVSLRMIKTGGAASSANE
- a CDS encoding DUF4838 domain-containing protein, with translation MTKHIYPKAVIMGIVTVLSLACQATDLIIVNSTQQATIYVSSSVDLNSTEIYAAQELRYVIAKMTGKTLSIVRTAGTGPQIVIGTPAANQLVAANSTALQLSGSNVNDEHISVLRSGNNLFLAGKTPRAALYAVYTFLEDYLNVRWLWPGNSGEFIPSRSAITINTLSISQTPLLVNRSLAIVDAANGSYPETDTWMARNKMNVAGFNIGDTDTVTMERRKQKGFLARIGGHNIVLDTDTLKAHPTWAALQPDGTRPISATSQLCWGNTGVQNAVAEMIAQWWDENPLVDIVHFYPADNQAYCKDGLCTSLGGDVSTRWQNFSKIVIAKVEQTHPNKRYWTYAYQGYRPSPQTTAAPFEFVGYTLENACYRHSFMSSADATDTTALSEINGWRTRNVKMGIRGYEYIMFTDPMFVPLVNWETEQMQWINSNGLTGYLSEIPPYSIPASAAPENTRWNTNRMNLYAAAKAMWSNVSADSIVNDWYATIYGAVQNPMRDYYKTIDTAWRNATGDIKKYNNAPASEADKFLSISKNAKLNNYFTIARTNVEQYITDSALAEKVNSQIDLESKMFKNWQTIYNYKTERAYRYKTKVIKTSQISSSIWDTIVPLPVFEDNFGQPVSEQTDVKMAWTSTSLALHIVCHDNNVANRVQNAAANDDTQIPLDDCIELLIQKDGANPEYYRFAVNSKVSTPYKYDAYTMGGTLFAKSWTPSAGWTAKTSASTTNKIWTVDITIPFSSLGITAADSTQFRMMIKRNRADSADSGWPDAAFYRQNSYADVMLVNEIVNPLTDRIILYDQGDSNRFPISVEFQKRNWQVTSGISGETALGEKLNEDAAILLIKYPSSGFLLSSSFFQHQITDFISKGRVVIFFGNNIPVNTLFSGLPSLSWGADDNASRKTTAYASGGWLTSPNDLTEVVRTGITPQTVYIPTTGWKSLAKMDRISGADQPYLLSYRIGNGLLVLTTSALGYSGGFEMFGNSYLVNTVKLVENFRQFQDDSIYSYQQASLTSRRIISEIQRLSVVDQKNSLKIQAADNSVIHAVVNVAESGNAEISVTDIGGHKLGSVKLYLEKGQNLVDVPVSLSARGLYIATVITRSKNFSIKFLK